The following proteins are encoded in a genomic region of Coffea eugenioides isolate CCC68of chromosome 6, Ceug_1.0, whole genome shotgun sequence:
- the LOC113773879 gene encoding putative pentatricopeptide repeat-containing protein At1g12700, mitochondrial, with protein MRKRAFSVAYLCHKAGAKGTATTAAFTTLSFLSPINSTPIQSAFHSAALTIGIESSNHHQAKPNNIVHYGSRRLRSDIDGISNLDEALGFYKQMVRMKPLPSVVHFNRLLGRIVKMKQYLVVLSISRDMAELGCIPLDDYTLSIVINCYCFLGRVDFGFSIFGGFFKRGILPNTATFTTLLKGLFREHKIHEAQGLFKKIIYEKLCIPNEITYGTVIDGLSKAGNTSMAIQVLRFMEKGGRCRPHTAAYNTIIDGLCKDKMMDQALSLLHEMIEKGIAPDVITYNCLVQGLCNLSKWKDVENLFTEMKAYNIVPDVVTFNILIDALCKEGQLADA; from the coding sequence ATGAGAAAAAGGGCCTTCTCTGTTGCTTATCTTTGTCACAAAGCAGGGGCGAAAGGTACTGCTACTACTGCCGCTTTTActactctttcatttctttctccaATAAATTCAACCCCCATCCAATCAGCTTTTCACTCTGCAGCCCTCACTATTGGTATTGAAAGTAGTAATCATCATCAGGCTAAGCCTAACAACATTGTTCATTATGGGTCTCGGAGATTGAGGAGTGATATTGACGGTATCAGCAATCTCGATGAAGCTCTAGGCTTTTACAAGCAGATGGTACGGATGAAACCTCTGCCTAGTGTTGTTCATTTCAATAGACTGCTGGGTCGTATTGTTAAGATGAAGCAATATTTGGTGGTTCTTTCTATTTCCAGGGATATGGCTGAGTTGGGATGCATTCCGCTTGATGATTACACGCTAAGTATTGTGATTAATTGTTACTGCTTCTTGGGTAGAGTGGATTTTGGGTTTTCTATATTTGGTGGCTTCTTCAAGCGAGGTATTTTGCCCAATACGGCCACCTTTACCACTCTGCTCAAAGGACTCTTTCGGGAACACAAAATTCATGAGGCACAAGGATTgttcaaaaaaataatatatgaaAAGCTTTGCATACCTAATGAAATTACGTATGGGACTGTGATAGATGGGCTTTCTAAGGCTGGGAACACTAGTATGGCCATTCAAGtccttagattcatggaaaaagGAGGAAGGTGCAGGCCTCATACAGCTGCTTACAACACTATTATCGACGGGTTGTGCAAGGATAAAATGATGGATCAAGCTCTCTCCCTGTTACACGAGATGATTGAGAAAGGAATTGCCCCCGATGTCATCACTTACAATTGTTTGGTCCAGGGTCTGTGCAATTTAAGTAAATGGAAGGACGTTGAAAATCTCTTTACTGAGATGAAGGCTTATAATATTGTTCCTGATGTTGTTACTTTTAATATTCTAATTGATGCACTATGTAAGGAAGGACAGTTAGCAGATGCATAG
- the LOC113773880 gene encoding pentatricopeptide repeat-containing protein At1g63330-like, producing the protein MIQQNQNPTTVTCNALMDGYCLQGQMGEVRRIFDKMAASGLSPDVQSHNILINGYMKNMKVEPAMNLFQGIRHKGLTPNVVTYTTVLQGLFSVRRYLTAIEAFDEMRVAGLKPNFHTYTVLLDGLCKNSHAEEALQFLHKKEVDGVDCQITMYNIVLDGLCKCGKLDSARHLFYSLSSKGLDPNVTTYNTMINSLFSEGLLQEAKVFIKKMVAHQI; encoded by the coding sequence ATGATTCAGCAAAATCAGAATCCTACTACAGTCACTTGTAATGCATTGATGGATGGGTATTGTTTACAGGGTCAAATGGGTGAGGTAAGGagaatttttgataaaatggctgCTAGCGGCCTTAGTCCTGATGTTCAAAGCCATAATATATTGATAAATGGCTATATGAAGAATATGAAAGTGGAACCGGCCATGAATCTCTTCCAAGGGATCCGACATAAAGGGTTAACACCGAATGTTGTTACCTATACCACTGTCCTGCAGGGTTTATTTAGTGTCAGGAGGTATCTTACAGCAATCGAAGCTTTCGACGAGATGCGAGTTGCTGGCTTAAAACCTAATTTTCACACTTACACTGTATTGTTGGATGGTTTATGCAAGAATTCACATGCTGAGGAAGCGCTTCAATTTTTGCACAAAAAGGAAGTTGATGGAGTAGATTGTCAGATAACAATGTACAACATCGTCCTTGATGGATTGTGCAAATGTGGGAAGCTTGACAGCGCCCGGCATCTTTTCTATAGTCTCTCTTCTAAAGGATTGGATCCTAATGTTACCACATATAACACGATGATAAATAGCCTCTTTTCAGAAGGATTACTACAGGAAGCCAAAGTGTTTATTAAGAAAATGGTTGCACACCAGATCTAA